A genome region from Chrysiogenia bacterium includes the following:
- a CDS encoding DUF502 domain-containing protein has protein sequence MQEQHDHATSAEETPLPLGTRMGIFFRRRITTGLVFIFPFVLTIWVVVTLFRFADGILGRYLNQVLRDAGVIQHSIPSMGIFALVLILLGTGFFATSKLGQKMTAPIERLLLSLPFVKSIYGGTKQILQAFMLTGKGGAFQKVALVEYPREGMFAIGFVTGRIDRQIPTKRGVVNDVYTIFVPTTPNPTSGFLILSPVDETHLLDISVEDGVKIILSGGFVQADLDLIGQSTITEPETPSASSLPGASE, from the coding sequence ATGCAGGAACAACACGACCACGCAACCAGCGCGGAAGAGACGCCGCTCCCGCTCGGGACGCGCATGGGCATTTTCTTTCGCCGCCGAATCACCACCGGTTTGGTGTTCATCTTCCCGTTCGTGCTGACGATCTGGGTTGTCGTGACCCTGTTCCGTTTCGCCGACGGAATCCTGGGTCGCTATCTCAACCAGGTCCTTCGTGATGCCGGCGTGATCCAGCACTCGATCCCCAGCATGGGAATTTTCGCACTGGTGTTGATTCTGCTGGGAACGGGATTCTTCGCGACCTCGAAGCTAGGGCAGAAGATGACCGCACCGATCGAGCGCCTGCTGCTCTCCCTGCCCTTCGTGAAGTCCATCTACGGCGGCACCAAGCAGATCCTGCAGGCTTTCATGCTCACCGGCAAGGGAGGCGCCTTCCAGAAGGTCGCCCTCGTCGAGTATCCGCGCGAGGGCATGTTCGCCATCGGTTTCGTGACCGGCCGCATCGACCGGCAGATCCCCACGAAGCGAGGCGTCGTCAACGACGTCTACACGATCTTCGTTCCCACGACGCCCAACCCCACCTCGGGATTCCTGATCCTCAGCCCCGTGGATGAAACCCACCTCCTCGACATCAGCGTCGAGGACGGGGTGAAGATCATCCTCTCGGGCGGCTTCGTGCAGGCAGATCTCGATCTGATCGGCCAGAGCACGATTACCGAGCCCGAGACCCCAAGCGCATCGAGCCTGCCGGGCGCCAGCGAGTAA